The following proteins are encoded in a genomic region of Natrarchaeobius halalkaliphilus:
- a CDS encoding (R)-citramalate synthase gives MPVQHSTEQTIPSDRTVRLLDTTLRDGEQAPGVSLSPDEKVEIARALERTGVDVIEAGSACTGAGERQAIARVTDLDLEATVTSFCRGMRSDIDLALDCDVDGVHIVVPASDRHVEDKVGTSREDNLERTAELVEYATSHDLWVEVIGEDGSRADLDYLEELGTTALETGADRTCFADTVGHTGPERTAQAVERLAQLGPVSAHTHDDLGLGVTNALAAISAGADLVHCTVNGLGERAGNVALEEVAIALSHVYGVDTVELEELYDLAQIVSRSTGVQLPPNKAVIGENAFTHESGIHTDGTLKDDKMYEPYAPETVGRERRIALGKHTGRAGVKATLEEHDVEAGDDEIAEIATRVTELGDRGRRVTDADLLAVAEDVTGDDRERVVELLDLTATSGGAVPTASIRLEVAGEERVASGTGSGPVDAAVSAVREALGSAADAELESYRVDAVTGGTDAVVTVEVTMAKDDRSVTVARSEADITRASVEAMVDALDRLLAVEAEPLAPADD, from the coding sequence TTGCCTGTACAACACTCCACCGAACAGACGATTCCATCGGATCGCACAGTCCGTCTTCTCGATACGACGCTTCGCGACGGCGAACAAGCACCGGGCGTCTCGCTGTCGCCCGACGAGAAAGTCGAAATTGCCCGCGCGTTAGAGCGTACGGGTGTCGACGTCATCGAGGCTGGCAGCGCCTGTACCGGCGCGGGCGAACGCCAGGCCATCGCACGCGTCACCGATCTCGATCTCGAAGCGACCGTAACCAGCTTCTGTCGCGGGATGCGATCGGACATCGATCTCGCGCTCGATTGCGACGTCGACGGGGTTCACATCGTGGTCCCCGCGAGCGACCGTCATGTCGAGGACAAGGTCGGAACGTCCCGCGAGGACAACCTCGAGAGAACCGCCGAACTCGTCGAGTACGCCACGTCTCACGATCTCTGGGTCGAGGTCATCGGAGAGGACGGCTCCCGTGCCGATCTCGACTATCTCGAGGAACTCGGCACGACCGCCCTCGAGACGGGCGCAGACCGGACCTGCTTTGCCGACACCGTCGGCCACACGGGTCCGGAACGAACCGCACAGGCGGTCGAGAGGCTCGCCCAGCTGGGCCCGGTCAGCGCGCACACTCACGACGATCTGGGACTCGGCGTGACCAACGCGCTCGCGGCGATTTCGGCCGGTGCCGACCTCGTTCACTGCACAGTCAACGGACTCGGTGAACGCGCCGGAAACGTCGCTCTCGAGGAGGTGGCGATCGCGCTCTCGCACGTCTACGGCGTCGACACCGTCGAACTCGAGGAACTGTACGACCTCGCACAGATCGTCTCGCGCTCGACGGGCGTGCAGTTGCCGCCGAACAAGGCCGTCATCGGGGAGAACGCGTTCACCCACGAGAGCGGCATCCACACCGACGGCACGCTCAAAGACGACAAGATGTACGAGCCCTACGCTCCCGAGACGGTCGGGCGCGAACGCCGAATCGCACTCGGCAAGCACACCGGCCGCGCCGGGGTCAAGGCCACGCTCGAGGAACACGACGTGGAGGCCGGCGACGACGAGATCGCCGAGATCGCAACGCGCGTGACCGAACTCGGTGATCGCGGCCGTCGCGTCACCGACGCCGACCTGCTCGCCGTCGCTGAAGACGTTACCGGCGACGACCGCGAGCGCGTCGTCGAACTGCTCGATCTCACCGCCACCAGCGGCGGGGCCGTCCCGACCGCCAGCATCCGACTCGAGGTCGCCGGCGAGGAACGCGTCGCCAGCGGCACCGGCTCGGGACCCGTCGACGCGGCCGTCTCCGCGGTGCGAGAAGCGCTCGGCTCGGCGGCCGACGCCGAACTCGAGTCCTACCGCGTCGACGCGGTGACGGGCGGAACGGACGCCGTCGTCACCGTCGAGGTCACGATGGCCAAGGACGACCGCTCCGTGACCGTCGCACGAAGCGAAGCCGACATCACCCGCGCGAGCGTCGAGGCGATGGTCGACGCCCTCGACCGGCTACTCGCGGTCGAAGCCGAGCCGCTCGCGCCGGCCGACGACTGA